Sequence from the Hamadaea flava genome:
ATGTCCGTCATCGCGATGTGGAAGTCCGCGCCGCCCATGGTGTGGTACTGGCTGTCCAGGCCCATGATCGGGCCGGAGTTGTAGTCCTGCACGTGCAGCACCGTGAGGTCGTTGCGCAGCGCGTAGATCACCGGCAGGTAGGCGCCAGCGCGCCGGTCGCAGCCGCCGCAGTTGCCACCGTAGAACTGGTAGCCGAGCTGTACGAAGAACGTCTCCGGCGCCATGCTCAGCACGAAGCCGGAACCGTAGCGGCTCTTGAGCGTGCGCAACGCCGAGATGAGGTTGACGATGACCGGCGTGGTCGGGTTCGTCACGTCGTTGTCCCCCGCGTTGAGCGTGAGCGAGTGCCCCTCGAAGTCCACGTCGAGCCCGTCGAGGCCGTAGCGGTCGATGATGGCGCTCACCGAGCTGACGAAGGTGTCCCGCGCGCCGGTCGTGGTGAGCTGGACCTGGCCGTTCTGGCCGCCGATGGACAGCAGCACCTTCTTGCCCGCGGCCTGCTTGGCGCGGACCGCGGCGATGAACTGCGCCTCCGTCTCGACGCCCGGGCACTCGCTGACCGGGCACAGCTGGAAGCGGATGTCGCCGGAGGTCACCGAGGTCGGCTCGCCGAAGGCCAGGTTGATGATGTCCCAAGCGGCCGGCACGTCGGCCATCCTCAGGTAGCCGGACCCGTTCGCGAAGCTCGCGTGGAGATAGCCGATCAGCGCGTGTCGCGGCAGCCCCGTGGAACATCCAGTCGTCGTCCCGCTTGCGGTCGCGCTCTTCGCGCTCTCGCCATTCGAGTTGTACGCCGAGACGCTGTAACTGTGACTGCTGCAGGCGCCCAGGCTTCCCACGGTCGCAGTCGTGCCGCTGACGGTGGTGACGAGGGTGCTGCCCTCGTACACCCGGTATCCGGTAGCGCCGCTCGCGGCGGACCAGCCCAGCGAGATCGAGTTGGCCGTCGTGGCGGTGACCGACAGTCCACTGGGGACGGGCGGCGCCGTCGTGCAGCCGGTCGTCGTGGCACTCGTCCCGGCGCTCTTGGCGCTCTCGCCCACCGAGTTGTACGCCGCGACGGTGTAGGTGTGGCTCGTGCACTTGGTCAGCCCGCTGATCGTGGCGCTGGTCCCGGTGACCGTGGTGATCAGGGTGCTGCCCTCGTAGATCCGGTATCCGGTGACCGTGCCGGAGGCGGCGGCCCAGGACAGGGCGATCGAGGTGTCGGTTACCGTGCCCACGGCGGGCGCGCCGGGCGTACCCGGGACGCTGGACCCGCCT
This genomic interval carries:
- a CDS encoding chitinase, whose product is MGESAKSAGTSATTTGCTTAPPVPSGLSVTATTANSISLGWSAASGATGYRVYEGSTLVTTVSGTTATVGSLGACSSHSYSVSAYNSNGESAKSATASGTTTGCSTGLPRHALIGYLHASFANGSGYLRMADVPAAWDIINLAFGEPTSVTSGDIRFQLCPVSECPGVETEAQFIAAVRAKQAAGKKVLLSIGGQNGQVQLTTTGARDTFVSSVSAIIDRYGLDGLDVDFEGHSLTLNAGDNDVTNPTTPVIVNLISALRTLKSRYGSGFVLSMAPETFFVQLGYQFYGGNCGGCDRRAGAYLPVIYALRNDLTVLHVQDYNSGPIMGLDSQYHTMGGADFHIAMTDMLAAGFTVAGTGFTFPALREDQIAFGTPAAVSAGNGFTSPAAVQQALDCLVRGTNCGGYTLRGGTSPALRGLMTWSINWDRYYGWEFMNSHEPYLNSLP